The genomic segment TGAGCAGAAAATCGCCCAGTGGGCCGATGTATTTCATTATGGTCTGGTGGATACGGAAAGCGAGGGGCGCAGCGCGGGAGAATGGCTCAATACGCAAAATGTAGATTTAGTGTTTTGCCATGCCGCTACGTATTCAACCAGCTCGACGGTATTGCCAATCCATCTAATCAATAAAGCGCCGGTCGTGTTTCTTAATTTGCAGCCGACCGAGCGAATGAATTATGAAGGTTCGACGACAGGAGAATGGCTGGCGCACTGCGGCGCTTGTCCGGTTCCGGAGTTTGCTAATGCGTTTAATCGTGCCGGTATACCATTTAAAGTTGTAAATGGCTTGCTGGGACTAGATTATACACCGGATATTTCGCTGACGAATGAGGGAACGAGCGGGCGTAAGGAAGCTGTACGCGCCTGGCGTGAGATTGAGGAATGGGTAAGGGCGGCGGGTGTTCCGCGCACGCTGCGACATAGCCGCTTCGGTTTTCTTGGCAATACGTACAGCGGCATGCTGGACATGTATAGCGATTTTACGATGATTCAGGCTCAGACCGGCCTTCATATAGAGGTGCTGGAAATGTGCGATTTGGATCGCATACTAAGGTCGGTTACGCCGCAGGAAACGAAGCGCAAGCGGGATGAAGTGCTGGCGATGTTCCAGCTCAGCGGCGATTCTCCTTCTGATCCAATTGCCAGAAAACCGACGGAGGAGCAGCTTGAATGGTCGTGCAAGGTGGCGGCAGCGCAGGAAAAGCTCGTACGCGAATATGGTCTGGATGCGCTAACCTATTATTATCATGGTGCGCCGGGCGGTGAATACGAGCAGCTGCAAGGCGGCTTTATTGTGGGGCATTCTTTGCTGACAGCCAGAGGCATTCCTTGCTCGGGAGAAGGGGATTTGAAGACGGCTGTCGCTATGAAAATATGCGATATTCTCGGCACAGGCGGCAGCTTCTCGGAAATCGTCGTTGTCGATTACGTTGATGAAACGATTTTGCTTGGGCATGATGGGCCGTTTCATATTGCGATATCTGAGGGGAGACCTGTATTGCGCGGCATGGGGCTCTTTCATGGCAAACAGGGAACAGGCGTATCCGTTGAAGCGAAGGTACGAACGGGACCGATTACGACGCTGAACTTGACCCAGACAGGAGATGGCAGGCTTAAACTGATCAGCAGCGAGGCGGAGTCTACGAACGGCCCGATTATGCGTATTGGCAATACGCAGACGCCAGTAAAATTCAAGCAGCATCCAGACGATTATATGACGGCATGGTTTGCCGAAGCGCCGACCCATCACTGCGCCATGTCGATCGGACATAATGCCTCGCTGTTCAGCAAGGTTGCGGAGCTCATGCAGATCAAGCATGTGGCGCTGGGTTAGACGTTAGCTAACAAATATTCAGCTGGTATGACAGTTGCGCTGTCTCTTAGCAACAGCAGCTTTGTTGCTTATCCTTGCTTTTAAAGGCATACAAAATAAAGGAGCCATCCCTGAGGAGGCTCCTTTATTTTGTACGCCTAATATTCGAACACCTAGTTATTATTTGACTATGAATGAAGGAGCGTTAAGGTTAAGCAGCGGTGCGATTAAACTTTCGGCGCGTCAAGCTGCGCCTTAATGCCTTCCTTCGCCTCTTCAGCCTTCTCTGATACTGAACCAATGATATGCTCGGCGCTTTGCTTTGCATGGTCGGCTACGTCGCAGGCCTCATCGCGAACCGTAGTGGCGATGCTTTGCGTTTTGTTGCCTATCGTAGAAACGAGATCGCTAGTTTTCTCGCTAATGTTGGAAGCCAGGCGACCTGTTTTTTGGGTTAAATCGGAGCAGGTATTGGAAAGAGATTTTCGCAGCTCGGAGCCTGATTTCGGAGCAAGCAGCAGGGCCGACAAAGCGCCGAGCGCACCTCCAATAAGAATTCCCGCGAGCAGTCCGTTTGATTTTGCTTCATTTACAGGGTTTGACATATTAATCCTCTCCTCTTATCTGGTTATCGTCTCTCATGTCACTAAGTAACCTGCCTGGCTGTTTTTGAAACAAGCTTTAAGATGTGAAGTGGCAACCAAACTAGGCGGAGGGATCATTTTATATAGGAATGGAATGGCATTATCGTTTATGATATAACTACTAGAGCGTTTCACTTTGAAAAAAAAGGTTGATTAAGTTGTAGCAACGAAAGGAGCGCGAACATATGCGAATTGCAATTGTGGACGACAACGCTACGAATTTGCTCATAATAGAGAAAATACTGCAAAAAGCCGGATACACGAAATTAGCAACAGCCTCCTCAGCGATGGAGCTGTTTGATATTTTGGAGCTGGATGAGCCGAATGCGACGGAACAGCCGGTTTCTCTCATTCTAATGGATTTAATGATGCCGGGCATCGATGGCATTGAAGCGTGCAGGCGCATTCAGGAAAGCGAGCGTTACCGCGATATTCCGGTTATTTTTGTTACGGCGCTCGGGGATTCCAACAAGCTGGCGGAAGCGCTGGACGCGGGAGCGATCGATTATGTGATGAAGCCGATTAATAAGGTCGAGCTTCTGGCTCGCATTCGCTCGGCGCTTCGTCTTAAATATGAAAAGGATTGGCATAAGGAGCGCGATCAGCGGATTTCCTTCGAGCTGAATTTGGCGAAGCAGGTGCAGCGCAGCATATTAAGCGATCCGATAGACAATGAACGGGTAAAAATCGATGCGATTTATCGGCCGTCCTCCGAGCTGGCAGGCGACTTTTATGCCTGGTATTGCTTAGGCGGCGGAAAATATGGCGTGATTTTGCTTGATATGATGGGCCATGGCATTTCTTCCTCGCTAGTGTGCATGTATATTTATTCGGCGCTGCAGGATACGATCAAAAGCATTTCCGATCCCGAGCTCGTCGTGCTTGAGCTGAACCGGAGAATGATGCAGCTGCAAGGCTCGAATCAACTGATGAACTATTATTTTACAGCTATCTATTATGTGCTGGATACGAAGGAGCAAACGATTGAGTACGTCAATGCGGGGCATCCCGCTGGCATCGCCTTTGTGGACCAAAAACCGCAGCTGCTGACGGAAGGCTGCTGCGCCTTAGGATTTTTTGATAACATTGAAGTGAAAAAAGGCAGCATTTCTTATCGCAACCAAGTGAAAATCGTGCTTTATACCGATGGTCTGCTGGATCAGCTTGCCAAAGGACAAGAGGATGACGTTCAGCAGCTGCAAGCAAGGCTGGGTGAAGACGGGGAACAGCTTGAGGATCATGTGCTGAATTTGTTCGAGGGTTTAGGACAGGTAAGCCAGCAGGACGATATATGCCTCGTGACGGTCGAGACAAAATTAAAGGCGTAATAGATAGCACGAGCGAGATGCAAATAAAAAAAATGATAGGCCCAAAGCTGGCAGCAAGCTTTTACGGAAAAATAATTTTGAAATCGTTGCTCGCCAGCTGTTTCAATCAATCCCAAACGGTTTAATAAAAGGATATCTGACTATTTCAGCAGATGCTGGTTTTGTTATGAACAGCATGATTGGCTGCATATCCCTTCATTGTAAACGTAGGCATGATAAACGTAATAGTCGCTTTCATCCCGCAAGCGGCAAGCAGGCAGCTGATCTTTCAGGCCCTCAGTTCTCCGCTTGTGCAGTGAAGGTGATATTGATATGATCTATTTAAAATTTGCCTTGGGAGTGTGTTCAATGACGTTAAACAAATTTCAGGCCGTTATTCATGAAACGGATAGCGCGATAATTGTACAAGTAGGCGGTGAGCTTGATTTGGCCGCAGCGCCTGAGCTGCGCTCCCTGCTTGAAACGGTTGTCAATCGTACGGAGAAAACGCTGGTTCTTGATACGGAGCGCCTTGCTTATATCGATAGTACAGGTATCGGCATCGTGGTGTCGGTCATTAAAGCGCGTGATGAGAAGAAAGCCGAATTTATCGTTAAAAATATTCCAAGAAGCATTAAGCGGCTATTTGATATTACAGGCATTTCAGGTTATATCAACGAAGGGACCGTAAGCTAAGCATGAAGCGTATTGTGATGCAAATACCGGCGGACGCACAATATTTGGATATCGTGAGGCTTGGCCTGTACGGTATTGCTTCTAAAATGGGTTTTTCGTACGAGGATATCGAAGATATGAAGGTTGCTGTGGGAGAAGCTTGCAATAACGCTGTTTTACACTATACGCCACATCAAGCGGGCGAGCGGGAGGCGGCCGAGGCTGTTGAGGCCGCTGAGGACGAGCTCCAAATTATAGTAGAATTTGAAGTGCTGCCAGATAGCTTGACGATTAAAATTACGAATAGCGGAGCAGGATTTGAAGCTGGCGCCTATATGGAAAAGGCAGGGCCGCTCGAAGGTGAAGATACGAGCGGTTTGGAAGTTGGCGGACTGGGCTTGTATTTAATGCAAGCGCTAATGGATGAGGTTAATATACATTCCGCCGAATGTACGCAGGTTGTCATGACCAAGCGCCTTCTGCCGCTGCAATAACACATAACCACGACTAAGGCATGGGACGCCCCGGCAAGTCGTGGTTTTCTTTTTTCTATCGCTAGCCGGCAGTTGTTTCATTCCTTGTGGAGCAGGGTAACTTAAACGTAACAAGAAGCACAAGGAAAGTAAGGGAGGTTATGCTTATGCTATGGGAAATAGGGGTTTTGATAGCGGCAATTGCTTTTGCAATACTCGTTTATTATGTGATAGAGGCGCTTAGATCGCTTAAGTATTCTCTTGATGAGATGAGGGTAACTTTAGTCGAAGTGAAGCATGAGATATCGGCAATCGGTACAGAGGTGAAAGGGGTCGTTCAAACGACAAACTCTGTTGCAGATGATGTAAATATGAAGCTCAAATCGCTTGATTCGCTGTTTGGCTCGCTGGATGATGTAGGCCATGTCGTTCAGGAAGCGACCTCGGCGGTTAAGGAATCGGCTGTCGCACTCATTTCCTCTGTGAAAACAGGGCAGAAGATGCGGAAAGAAAGAGCCGTCGTACAAGCCAAAGCGGAAGCAGCAAGGCCGAAAGTGGCAGTGAATAGCACGAAGACGGAATTAATTGCCCAAGGTGCAACGCTTGCGGCGAAGGTGCTGCAGATGCTTGTAGAGCGTAAAGCCAATACGGCAGCAGCAGACAACGTATCCAGGCCAACTGCTATGCCTAATACAGCTTCAAGCAGACAGTAAACAGATCTTTTTCAGCATGACGTACAGAACTTAACATTTTACTGTAGAAAGGAAAGAATGGCTGATATGAAAACATCGGTGCAGTTGACAATTCCAGCGGAGGCAGATTATCTTGATATCGTAAGATTGACCTTATATGGTCTTGCCGTTAAATTAGGTTTTGAATATGAGCAAATTGAAGATATGAAGGTAGCTGTGGGCGAGGCGTGCAATAACGCGATTATACATGGCTATGAGCATCGCGGCTCGGGCGAGCTTCATGTAAGTTTTGAACAGCAGCTTGACGGCTTGAAAATTTGCGTTCGTGACAATGGAACCAGCTTTAATTATGAACAGGCTGTCAATCGCACAGCGGGAGCGCTTCATGCGACGAGGCTTAGCGAGGCTCCAATTGGAGGACTTGGCCTATATATGATGCAAGCGCTCATGGATCATGTGGAAGTGAATACGACTAGCGGTACGGAGGTCATTCTTACCAAACTGCTTGGCAGAAAAGAGGAGATGGCATGAGTACAAAACCCTCCTCCAAAGCTCCAAGCGAAATAGCCGCATTCATGCAAACTTACCGTGATGAAGGTTGTAATGAAGCGGCTACGGCGCTGCTGGTGCATTATGAGGATATCGTTCGGATGGCTGCTGGCAAAATGTCTCGCAGCCGCCCGGATTTATATGAGGATTTATATCAGGTAGGCCAAATGTCGCTGCTGCGGCTCTTTAAACAATATGACCCTTCAATCGGTATTCCGTTTGAAGGTTATGCGATGAAAAGCGTTATTGGCAACTTGAAAAATTATTTGCGTGACCGCTCTTGGTATATTCAAGTGCCTAGACGTGTAAAGGAAAAGGGCAGCATGCTTCAGCATGCGATTGATGAGCTGACGGTAAAGCTGGAACGCTCGCCGAAAGTGGAGGAAATCGCCGCCCATTTGGAGCTTACGCAGGAAGAGACGATTGAAATTTTGGCAGGGCGTGATTATTATCATTACACATCGCTTGATACGCCGTTGACGAGCGAAGGGGATGGCGCTTCTATTGGCGATCTCATTGCGAATCCGTCCGATGAATTTAAAGCGCTTGATATGAAGCTGGATATAGGTGAAGCAATGAAAAGCCTTAAGGAAGAAGAACAGACCGTCATCCATTTAATCTATCAGGAAGGCCAGTCGCAGCGAATGATAGCCGATAAGCTTGGCGTTTCGCAAATGAGCGTTTCCCGTATCCAGAAGCGCGCGATTGAGAAGCTGCGGGCATGGCTGTAGGTTCCTCCAAGTGCCTCGTTTCCTTGCCATACTCTTAACAATGATGATAGAGTTATAGGTATGGTGGGAATGGAGGAATGACATATTTGGCGTTCGATACGCTTTACGATAAGAGCGAAAATTTTATTAGGCTACCTTAGCATTTTATTATGTTTAGCTGTTGCAATTGTCATTATTGTTACCCGGATAAACGCTTTGCAGAGCGAAATCAATTTCATTGCAGATCACGACATTGCCGTTCATGAAATGGTCGATCAGCTTGAAATCAATATGCTGGATATGCAAAATGGGCAGCGCGGCTACGTCATCAGTGGTGACGAGAAGTATTTGGTTCCCTATAACGATGCCAATTTAATATGGGGGAGCAATTACAATGCGCTCCATGAGCTATTGAATGATAATCCTGCCCAACAGGCAAATTTAGAGGAAATTAAAGCGAATATTGAGCAATGGGGCAAGTTTGCCGGACAGCCCGTTGTCCAACTGCGTAAAGAAAACAAGATGGATGCGATTCGTACTTATTACGCTAGCGATCTCGGCAAGGAGATTGTGGAAAAGGTGCGTACCCAGCTGGATCAGCTTCGTACTTCGGAGAAGGCGCTTACGAAGCAAAGGGTGGAGGCGCTCTCACAAAATAATCTCAATTTGCAATATATATTATTTATTGCATTTGCGTTAGTGACGATTAGCGCGATTGCTGCTGCTGTATTCGTCTCAGGCGCCATCGTTCGTACGATTAGGGATGTCAAACATACGATTCGCAGCATCATTGCTTCAGAAGGCGATATTAATGAGCGTATTCGGGTGAATACGAAGGATGAAATTCGCGAGCTAGCCGAGGCGACCAATGAATTGCTCGACAACGTCAATGAAGAAAGCTGGGTACAGAAGCGTACCGTGGAGGTAGCGGATATGTATCAGGGCTTTAAGCATATTACTGATCTGTCCGAAGCCTTTGTCTATCAAGTAACGCCGATGCTGGATGCTACTTATAGCGCCATTTATTTGCGCCATGTCCAAAATGGCGTAACTACCTATGTGAAGACGGCCTCCTTTGCAGGGCATGAGCATGCGATCGAAGCAGCTGTAAGCTTCAAGCCTGGAGAAGGAATTGCTGGCCAATGTGTCGTTGACAAACGGCTGTATCATCTGACTGATTTGCCAATGGGATATGTGAAAGTCCGTTCTTCCTTAGGGGAGGCTTCTCCACGAAGCTTGCTGGTAGCTCCGATTTTCTTCGAGGGCAAAGTGCTGGCGGTTGTGGAGTTTGCCTCCTTAGGAACGTTCGACGACAAGCATCTTACGCTTATTAAAGCGCTGCAGGAAAGCCTTGGCGTAGCTATAAACAGCGTCGTAGGCCGTATGGAAATCGAGCGTCTGCTCAATGAATCGCAAATGCTGACCGAGGAGCTGCAGGCGCAGTCCGAGGAATTGCAGGCACAGTCTGAGGAAATGCAAATGCAGCAGGAGCAGCTCCGCCTGACGAACGACTATTTGCAGGAGCAGCGGGACTTGGCTGAGCAGCGCAATACCCAGCTGGAGCAGACGAAGCACGAGCTTGAGGATTATTCGGAGAAGCTTGTGCAGAGCTCGCAATATAAGACGGATTTTCTGGCCAATATGTCGCATGAGCTGCGTACGCCGCTAAACAGCATTTTGATTTTGTCGCAGATGCTTTATGAGAATGAAAATAAGACGATGACGGAGGAAGAGCAGCATTATTCCCACGTCATCCATTCGGCGGGCAAAGATTTGCTTAGCCTGATCGACGATATTTTGGACTTATCGAAAATCGAAGCCGGCAAGCTGGAAGTGACGATCGATGATGTCAATATGACAGAAATTCCAATGCTGATGCGCCAGCTATTCGATCCCGTAGCGGAGAAAAAACAGCTTCCCTTCGTTACTGTCTTCGATGAGCAAGCACCGCCTATTATCTCGACGGACGGTCACCGCTTGCAGCATATTTTGAAAAATCTGCTGTCTAATGCCTTTAAGTTTACAGATAGCGGTTCCGTGCGCCTCCGTATTTCTTCTGTGGAACAAGCACGAATGCTGGAGCTGTATAATGGCGAGGCGCCATCCGATACGATGATTGCCATTTCGGTAAGCGACAGCGGCATTGGCATTTCGCCAGACAAGCAAGCGATTATTTTCGAAGCGTTCCAGCAAGCCGATGGGACGACGAATCGCCAATATGGCGGTACGGGCCTAGGCTTATCCATCTGCCGTGAATTTACCCGCCTGCTTGGAGGCAGGCTGCAGCTTGAGAGCGTGGAGGGCGAGGGAAGCACGTTTACATTGTATTTGCCAAGCTTGAATGAAGAGTTTGCAGCGTTCAGCCAGGAAATGCTGAATAGCCGTGACCAGTCGGCAGCTGGTGCCAATACCGTAATATGGCTTGCATCTGATGATGCTGGAAGCGACTCTAATCAACTGCATGATGAAGGACTTAGCGAGGAAGAAGCGGCGCAGCTAAAAGCTCATATGGAGGATACGCGGCTATTTGAGGGGAAACGGGTGCTGCTCGTCGATGACGACGACCGCAATGTGTTTGCTCTTAAGACGGCGCTTACCAGCAAAGGGGTTATCGTGGAGTCGGCCAGCAACGGCAAGCTCGGCTTGGAGCTTTTGAATAAACAACCTGATTTTGATATTATTCTTATGGATATTATGATGCCGGTTATGGATGGATTGGAAGCTATACGCAGCATCCGCAGCAATCCGATGCTGAAAGAGCTGCCGATTATTGCGCTCACAGCGAAAGCGATGAGAAATGATCGGGAGCGCTGCATGCAGGCGGGCGCCTCGGATTATATTAGCAAGCCGCTCCAAATGGAGCAGCTTTACTCGCTGCTGCGCGTATGGATGACGAAGCAGGAGGGCCGATGAATCAAGAAGTGGAGAACGTAGAGCTGGAATTATTTTTAGAAGGCATCTACCGTTATTATGGATTTGACTTTCGGCATTACATTCGTTCGTCTCTCTTGCGGCGGATTCAAAATCGGTTGCGAATAGAAGGCATTCCTACGATTACGAGATTGCTTGATCAGGTGCTTCGGGATAAAGAAATGCTGGACAAGGTGCTGCATGATTTCTCCATTAGAGTAACCGAAATGTTTCGGGACCCTGGGTTTTTCCGCGCTCTGCGCCAAGAGGTGATTCCTTATTTGCGGGGGCTTCCGGAAATAAGAATATGGCATGCTGGCTGTGCGACAGGCGAAGAGGTTTATTCTATGGCGATTTTGCTCAAGGAGGAAGGCCTCACGCAGCGCAGCAAAATTTATGCGACCGATATGAGCGAGAGCGCGATTGAGAAGTGCCAGCGCGGTGCATACCCGCTAAAGCAAATGCAAATTTATACGAAAAATTATATGGAAGCGGGCGGAATGATCGCCTTTTCCGAATATTACCAAACGGATCATCAATATGCTTATTTTTTGCCGGAGCTGCGGGATAATATTATGTTCGCCCAGCATAACTTGGTGACGGATGGCTCGTTCAATGAGTTTCATCTAATCATTTGCCGCAATGTGATGATTTATTTCGACACCACCTTGCAGCAGCAAGTCCATAAGCTATTTTATAGCAGCTTGGCGGCAGAGGGATTTCTTGGATTGGGAAATAAGGAGTCCATTGTCCAACTGGATAAGCATTTGCAATATGCCGAATTTAATCCGAATGAGCGGATCTATCGCAAAGCAGCATTAGGCGGAGAGGCCGCAAAATAGGCTTTATAATGAAAAGAGCGGCTTGTCTGCTCTTTTTTTGTGTTATATAATTTTTTTGCCAATAAGTAAAAAAGGCAGGGATGCTATCAAAGATTGTCGAATACTTTAGGAGAAATGGGCTAGTGATGAATTTTCGAAGCTTTGAGGTGCAGGAATGAGAGAAGTATTGGGATACGCAAGGTTCATCGTATTATTCTTCGTTTTATCCATCTGTTTAATGGTTCCTCGAGCTTTTGCGAGCTCTCCTCCTCCACCAATAACATATATTGATCAATGGTATATTCAATGGCTAGATGAGGCAAGTCAGGAGCCGGTGCTCGCAGATGTGATGGATCAGGAGCACAGTGATAGATGGATCTTGGCAGCAGGCAATGATCGGCTAACCGCTAAGCCGGAAGGCTTTAACTCCGCTTGGATCAAGATTGAGGTTCCTGAGTTGAATTGGGAAAACCCAGGTATTATGCTGGACGTGAACTTTGCGCAGCAAATTCGTATTTTTAATGACGGTTATCTTATTTATGAGGATGAGCGAAACTACGGTTATGAGACGAACAATATTTTGCTGAAGCTGTCTCCTCATTATTACAATAAGCCGATATACATCTATTTAAAAGGCAATGCAGATGCAAGCTCGCTCGGAATCGATGGGAGCGTGAAGCTTGGCGATTTCCAAAGCATGAATTCTAAATATTTGCAGAAAAATATTTTGGATATTATTTTAGGCGGCACGCTTGTATTTGTATCGATTTCATTGCTTATATGCATGCTGTTTGTGAATAAAATATATTGGCCAGGCTGGAATTCGTTATGTCTCCTCATGCTGTCGATTGGGGTAATGACATTGACGATTTCCCCGTATTTGTATGCGTTTTTCGGCAAATCCAGCCGGGTGTATTATTATTTGTTTGATATATCCTCGACGTTTATTATGACCTGGATCTTTTTATTTTTTGAGCAAATCATTAGTAAAGGCACAAGCCGGATCTTAAAATATTGCTTGCGTGTCCAACTAGTCATCTCTATTGGCAGCTTCGCATGGCTGCTGCTGAGCGTCCTGCTAGGCGGAAGGGTCTTGCATTATTATGAGAGCATCGTTCCGCTCATCTTTGCTTCGTCCGTCATGATTGGCAATATCATTTTGATCTCGGTGCTTGCTTTTTATTGTGTGAAGCGAAACCGGGAAAGCATTATTATTTCCGCAGGCTTTGCGCTGTTTGCGCTAACGGTAGTGTCCGAACTGGGTATTTATTTTACGCACAAAGATTATGAAATGTTTTATTGGAAATGGGGAACGCTGTTTTTCCTCTTTTCTTTAATTGTGGTGCTGATCCGGCGGATTATTAATAATTATGAGCAAATGCTGCTGTACTCCCGAAAGCTGGAAGTCTTCAATAATGAGCTGCAGCGTTCAGAAAAAATGGAAATTATTAGCCAGCTCGCTGCATCGGTTGCCCATGAAGTGCGCAATCCGCTGCAGGTGACACGCGGCTTTCTCCAGCTGATTGGCCACCGTTCCGCTGATCAGAAGGATAAAAACTATATGCTGCTTGCTATCGACGAATTGGATCGGGCCTCCAGCATCATTACGGACTTTTTGACCTTTGCCAAGCCTCAGGTTGAAATGACGACGATACTGAATATAGCCGAGGAATTGGGGCAAATTGAAGCGATTTTATCTCCGCTTGCTACGATCCAAGGTGGAGAATTGCGGGTAGAGTCGAATTTTGAACTGTATGTGCGGGGGAATTCCTCTAAATTCAAGCAAGCGATTATTAATATTGTGAAAAATAGCATCGAAGCGCTGCCGACAAAGGGAAGCATTGACATTATTGCCTATCAGGAAGATTCCACCGTCATTATTCGCATTAGCGATAATGGAGTCGGGATGGAAGAGAGCGAGCTGGAAAGATTGGGCGAGCCGTATTTCTCCAATAAGTCCAAAGGTACGGGGCTAGGGCTGATGGTGACCTTCCGCATTATCGAAGTGATGAACGGCCGGATCTATTTTAACAGCATAAAAGGTGTAGGCACGGAAGCGTTCGTAAGTTTGCCTATAGCAGAAATTCAATAAAAGCGCCTTGCCGTCCCGGCAGGGCGCTTGATTTATGACTGTACGTAGAGGTTTACTTCCAAGGTGGGGATGCGACAGCCGGTTGTGAGCTATCAGCAGGGCTGACAGGAATTACGAGATAGTAGCTGTTTGTTTGTTCTTCAACTGCTGTTACTTCAACGTCTTCTGGAATTTCAACTTGAAACGCCTCTTTAATAGCGGCACGTGGATCAGCAAGGAGCTGCTTCTTGAAAGCCTCATCTTCCCATGCTTTCTGAATAATTTGCTGTCGTAAATTGTTTTCGCTGCTCATACTTTTCCACCTTTCTAGTATTATGTATAAGTTCCATTTACATATTGTAACATGAAATTTCGACAAAAACTACTATATATTTTCAGAAAATACTGTTGATTATAATCGTATTTTGGCGAATTTCGTCATGCAAGTGTTTGGAAAAGTCCGCCTTCCATCTGTTTTTGTCGAGCTAGCTCTATATTTTGGGCATCCTTTGCGAGAGAAGCGGTGATGGACGCATGAAATGCCAGCAAATGACCAGCCTTAAGGCCTAATTGTTGATGGGCTTGCTCAAATTGGCAAGCGAGCTCCGCATAGTCCGTTAGTAGCCCCTGTACATATATTGCTTTCCTCACTTTACTGACCGTAATAGGCGACTGCTCCTGCCATTTATCCATGAAAAACGCTAGTAATCCGTTATAGCTTCCATCTGCCAAATCAGCTTCCCAATCCGTCCAATCATCGGCCATCTGGAGCGCGACGAGTACATAATCAACAGCTCGTTCCACTGCTGGTATGAAGGCATGCTGGCCCGAGAGGAGCAGGGCTCCGGTGCTGGCTATTTTCACGAGGGACGACTTTAAAGCGGTGCGAAGCGGATCGGTATTAAAATAATCTTCAGCGGACTCATGAGCTACGCCAATCGACCAATCGGCCATGTAGCGGTCGTAATACTCCCAAAACCTAGAGTCAGAGGTGTGAAGTCGGTGCAGAACACCGTACATCTGCGTATAAAATAAATGGCTCAATGCCAGCTTCTGTCTGCTTTCTACACTCCCCGTATCCATCACTTCATCCACAATGAAAAAATGCAGCAAGCCGAATACATTGGCAAGCGCAAGCTGCTCGCATTGCTCCTCGGTCACAGAGGCCATTTCCGTCATCCAATAGGGCAGCAAATAGCCGATATAGTTCTGGTGGCCGCTGCGATGCAGAGGATTAATATGCGTGATATATGCTTGTCCCGTTTGATTTAGCGGTTCGGGAAATTTTGCCGTTATTTGCTGCGCTTTGCTGAAAACAGCTTGCAGGCTGGATTCAAAAGGGGTGATAAATGACATGGGATCATAGTCCTCTTATCTTGATATAATAGGCTTAAAGGCTTATAAAACAATATGTTTTCCAGTATTATACTTTGTTTTGGCGGTTGAAGATAGAGGGGAAGTTAAGTAAAATGTAGAAACTTGGAACTTTTTTGTGGAAAAACGATAAAAAGAGCGCGGAGAATGCCGAAGGGAGGCGCCAATGGGACAAAACGGGCTTTTAATGAAACCAGTCGTTCCGATTTTGCGAATTTTTGATGAAGCACATGCTAAAGCGTTTTATATGGAT from the Paenibacillus sp. BIHB 4019 genome contains:
- a CDS encoding CHASE3 domain-containing protein — protein: MQSEINFIADHDIAVHEMVDQLEINMLDMQNGQRGYVISGDEKYLVPYNDANLIWGSNYNALHELLNDNPAQQANLEEIKANIEQWGKFAGQPVVQLRKENKMDAIRTYYASDLGKEIVEKVRTQLDQLRTSEKALTKQRVEALSQNNLNLQYILFIAFALVTISAIAAAVFVSGAIVRTIRDVKHTIRSIIASEGDINERIRVNTKDEIRELAEATNELLDNVNEESWVQKRTVEVADMYQGFKHITDLSEAFVYQVTPMLDATYSAIYLRHVQNGVTTYVKTASFAGHEHAIEAAVSFKPGEGIAGQCVVDKRLYHLTDLPMGYVKVRSSLGEASPRSLLVAPIFFEGKVLAVVEFASLGTFDDKHLTLIKALQESLGVAINSVVGRMEIERLLNESQMLTEELQAQSEELQAQSEEMQMQQEQLRLTNDYLQEQRDLAEQRNTQLEQTKHELEDYSEKLVQSSQYKTDFLANMSHELRTPLNSILILSQMLYENENKTMTEEEQHYSHVIHSAGKDLLSLIDDILDLSKIEAGKLEVTIDDVNMTEIPMLMRQLFDPVAEKKQLPFVTVFDEQAPPIISTDGHRLQHILKNLLSNAFKFTDSGSVRLRISSVEQARMLELYNGEAPSDTMIAISVSDSGIGISPDKQAIIFEAFQQADGTTNRQYGGTGLGLSICREFTRLLGGRLQLESVEGEGSTFTLYLPSLNEEFAAFSQEMLNSRDQSAAGANTVIWLASDDAGSDSNQLHDEGLSEEEAAQLKAHMEDTRLFEGKRVLLVDDDDRNVFALKTALTSKGVIVESASNGKLGLELLNKQPDFDIILMDIMMPVMDGLEAIRSIRSNPMLKELPIIALTAKAMRNDRERCMQAGASDYISKPLQMEQLYSLLRVWMTKQEGR
- a CDS encoding protein-glutamate O-methyltransferase CheR, producing the protein MNQEVENVELELFLEGIYRYYGFDFRHYIRSSLLRRIQNRLRIEGIPTITRLLDQVLRDKEMLDKVLHDFSIRVTEMFRDPGFFRALRQEVIPYLRGLPEIRIWHAGCATGEEVYSMAILLKEEGLTQRSKIYATDMSESAIEKCQRGAYPLKQMQIYTKNYMEAGGMIAFSEYYQTDHQYAYFLPELRDNIMFAQHNLVTDGSFNEFHLIICRNVMIYFDTTLQQQVHKLFYSSLAAEGFLGLGNKESIVQLDKHLQYAEFNPNERIYRKAALGGEAAK
- a CDS encoding HAMP domain-containing sensor histidine kinase, which gives rise to MLADVMDQEHSDRWILAAGNDRLTAKPEGFNSAWIKIEVPELNWENPGIMLDVNFAQQIRIFNDGYLIYEDERNYGYETNNILLKLSPHYYNKPIYIYLKGNADASSLGIDGSVKLGDFQSMNSKYLQKNILDIILGGTLVFVSISLLICMLFVNKIYWPGWNSLCLLMLSIGVMTLTISPYLYAFFGKSSRVYYYLFDISSTFIMTWIFLFFEQIISKGTSRILKYCLRVQLVISIGSFAWLLLSVLLGGRVLHYYESIVPLIFASSVMIGNIILISVLAFYCVKRNRESIIISAGFALFALTVVSELGIYFTHKDYEMFYWKWGTLFFLFSLIVVLIRRIINNYEQMLLYSRKLEVFNNELQRSEKMEIISQLAASVAHEVRNPLQVTRGFLQLIGHRSADQKDKNYMLLAIDELDRASSIITDFLTFAKPQVEMTTILNIAEELGQIEAILSPLATIQGGELRVESNFELYVRGNSSKFKQAIINIVKNSIEALPTKGSIDIIAYQEDSTVIIRISDNGVGMEESELERLGEPYFSNKSKGTGLGLMVTFRIIEVMNGRIYFNSIKGVGTEAFVSLPIAEIQ
- a CDS encoding NHLP leader peptide family RiPP precursor, coding for MSSENNLRQQIIQKAWEDEAFKKQLLADPRAAIKEAFQVEIPEDVEVTAVEEQTNSYYLVIPVSPADSSQPAVASPPWK